Proteins encoded by one window of Salvia splendens isolate huo1 chromosome 14, SspV2, whole genome shotgun sequence:
- the LOC121764216 gene encoding uncharacterized protein LOC121764216, with translation MANRDLKPKHWRGVKLRINIPQQVEPARAQPLAMAIKWDPPDHPWIKLNTDGSFNEVTNKAGGGIIRDSSGNMLVAFSTPLEAHSALEAELTAMIHGLRLAKDLDLPIWIESDAEQAINLVNGAGWGAGLARQALAQLILLKRQLKFRATFIHREGNKAADFLARMA, from the coding sequence ATGGCCAACAGGGACttgaagccgaagcattggCGAGGGGTCAAACTTAGAATCAACATCCCGCAACAAGTGGAACCAGCTAGGGCGCAGCcgctagccatggcaatcaaatgggaCCCCCCGGACCACCCTTGGATTAAACTAAACACTGATGGCTCCTTCAATGAAGTGACCAACAAAGCAGGGGGAGGAATCATTCGGGACAGCTCGGGCAACATGCTGGTGGCGTTTAGCACGCCCCTTGAAGCACACTCGGCTCTGGAGGCTGAGCTGACGGCCATGATCCATGGGCTGCGCTTAGCCAAGGATCTTGACTTACCAATCTGGATCGAATCAGATGCCGAGCAAGCCATTAATCTGGTCAATGGAGCAGGGTGGGGGGCGGGTCTAGCTCGACAAGCATTGGCGCAATTGATCCTGCTCAAGCGCCAACttaaattccgagccaccttcatacaccgGGAGGGGAACAaggcggcggatttccttgcgagaATGGCCTAA